Within Gambusia affinis linkage group LG01, SWU_Gaff_1.0, whole genome shotgun sequence, the genomic segment ATCTCGGCACTCTTCAAcgtctttctctctttcatgTCGCCTTcacctctttatttttatttttttctggccatcaggatgatgaggaagaggaagaaggggAAATTATGTCTGATCACAAGGATTCAGAGGtttgtttgaagttttttttttctctctctctctctctttttgaaCAGTTTCTTGACTAACCCTATAagttttttgaaatttttgtgtattttgtccAAGGCTCTTTAACTTCTAGCATTGATCTGTTTCAGGAGCCCAGTAACAAAAAGGTCAAACCTGTGGCAAAGTCCAACAGCCTGACAGGTGTCATAACACCAATGAAGACTGCTGCTCTTAAACGATTTGGGCAGTCTATTTCGGTAACACACACGTCCCCGTGTATATTCTTGTACCTTGTAATGACCTTAATGGGATTTCTGCATTCATATACCTGACGTTTTCTCTTTTCGCAGCGCTCCATCAGCTTTCGCACCGATGCCCGACCTTTGCCCCCGGGGCCCCTGCGCCCTCGCTCCAAAGCCTCGTCGTTTCCACGTAGGCGCAACAGCCAGTGTTGGAGTGACACCGTGGAGAGCCACGACCTGACTGCAAAGGAGATCAAACGCCAAGAGGTGtgaatttgatcattttattacccaattgttattttttttatttttgtcatcattgacatgctttttttttgtgtctactCGGGGAGGCGGGGTTTCTGTGGACGGGCTGTGAGGCTGTGGTTGCAGTGTGGGTGGGATGACTAGCGTGCACTGTTTTTTCTGAAGCTGCGCGGGTATTAGGAAAGAGGATGTGAGCTGGCACTAAGCGGCTCAACTTCCGTTATTGAACAATCAGCTGTGAGAGCTCTTGCTGAGTTTCCGCTTAGTTTACATCCCATGCAGCATTGTGCggaaattgtctttatttttcactgacACGTCTAAAGTTGCTGTGTGCAACGTTTTGTCCTCTGCAGGTGATCTATGAGCTGACGCAGGGAGAGAGGCAACTCATAGAAGACCTCAGTTTGGTCAAGAAGGTACTTTTTGTGACGAAACACAgtgcaggaaaataaatacttgcTAGCTTTTTCTTAGTTTCCATgcgtttttatgttttaggtgTACTACGAGCCCATGTTGAAGTTGGACATATTGACAGAAAGTGAGCTCGGACAAATCTTCGGGACTTTAGACTCCCTGATTCCACTGCATGAGGGTAATATGATATGAACTCTTTACCTACTTGTAGCTTAATCTCAGTGACTAATAATAGGCTATTTCAGAACGCATCATTTCCTGAAAGTCTCTTGTTCCAAGTAAATATGAGGCATCAAATGTGCTTCTTTTAGCCTGTTATTTCCGTATAATACTGATTTCTTTATCATGGCAGataaaattttccatttttggcCTTCaggatgtgtttttcttttttctttatttttttaagttgagtCCTTTTAGGTTGAGAGTGTTTTTTTTGCCTATTTCATACCAGATCTTTTGGCTCGTCTTGAGCGACTGAGGGGCTCAGAGAAGACGGTGGGCGAAGTGGGACCGACTCTGCTGAACTGGGTGAGTGTTTTCATGGCAACCGACAGCTGCAAGAGAAGAAAGACGAAGGGGGGCACAATAGCCGAATTCTgcgcactttttttttttttttttttttctcgcttcACACTTCGTCTCATTCCCCATTGCAGTTTCCCTGCCTGGAAGCCTACGTCACATACTGCTGCAACCAGGTGGGAGCCAAAGCTCTGCTGGACCTGAAGAAGCAGGAGAAAAGAGTCGATCATTTCCTGCGCCTGTGTCAGGAGTCTTCGTTTAGTAGGAAACTGGACTTGTGGAACTTTCTGGACCTTCCTAGAAGCCGCCTGGTCAAATACCCGCTGCTGTTGAAGGAGATACAGAAGTGCACGCCTCCAGACCACCCAGACGAGGACACGCTGCCTGATGCTGTGAGTTGCTATGACCTGTGGCCTTAGAGTGCCGAACTGAGTGGACTTAGAAAATCTGGAATGCTGGGTTGAGATCTGTCTGTGCATCCTTCGTTCTTAGCTAAACGCTATGAGACCCTCACTATTTGTTGGATGCCCTACccaaaacaagtttgttttttgagggggttttttttcccaacctgtttttacctttttttttctatcttaaaGCAGCTACAGCatttgaatttagaaaaaaatgcggggaaaaaaacacatttgggtggaaaaaaatgtctaaaaattgATCTCATCGGGCCCTATTactaatttttttgtaaagtggtCCAGTTAAGAATTATATAGATTTatgtattaatgatttatttgttaCTGAGAGAACATATAAATGAATTATATTTCCGTcgagaacaaacaaacaaacaaacaaaaaaaagaataatgcaGAGGAAGTTATCATGAATTTAGGTTCATCTCATCTTTTCTAACCATTTTCAGTTCTGTTATGTATGAGTCAGGAAGACACATAGGTGTTTGGTTATCAGCagtatttaaaattaagataaacttaatagttaaaataaatttttatgtaaGCTGCTCATTTAATTAAGGATAACTCTGTGTGGCCTCATTTGAggtttgaaagtaaaattttagTGAGTCTATCAgtacattaaattaattaaaataataataataataaaagactgaaaattGGGATATGGGCTATGTTATTTAACCAAATGatatcttttctcttttttgggtttttcttgcgttttgttttaaaataatcacaaatgtACCTGACGTCACTAATGGCCCCGGCAAAACATTTACTCTGTGCAATGCTTCGTTGACCGCAGCTGGAGCTGATTCAGAGCATCGTGGCCGAGGTGAACAAAAAGACCGGGGAGGCTGAGTGTCAGTTCTACCGGCGGGGTCTGATCTACCTCGAAGAGAGCCAGAGGATACCTGAGATCCACCAGTCCCGCTTCCTCTACTGCCACGGAGAGCTCAAGACCAACAAGGGGCAGGTGTGTGCAGCGTCCCTGACACCAGCTCACACGAAGGTTGCCTTTATTTCTAAGTCGTGACATCTATTCAAAACCACTTTGTTCAACAGAAGCTGCATGTGTTCCTGTTTGAACTGGCCTTGGTGCTGACCAGACCAGGGGACGACAGAGACTTTAGAGGGCAAATGTTTAGTGTGTACCGGCAGCCTCTGCCCAACACCCTGATCAATTTAGAGGAGATCCCAGACAGTGAGGCTGGAGGGGGGGGAACCTTCAGAGGAGCATTCACCGGAGGAAACGACAAAggtaatttgcttttttttgtattggattagaaataaaattacagaattttttttttatttttcaaataaaaaatttaaaaaatcgtGGAACCTCAGAATCTTGCATATAAAGCCAAACTATTCTGAATAGGTCAATTTAGTTCTGAGCATAAATATGCATTTGTTATCTTTTCTCCCTAAATCTAAACGTCTTTGTTTAAAAttccattttcataaaaatgacaattaaatACCAGAAAGGTTACAAAGCTGTTGGCAtttcatgtttatgaaataattaaagcatACAAAAGTACACATCAAATAATCAGAATTTAacacatattttcagtttttaattcattcattttattttttattgcaaacaggttttcaaaaacaatacgACAAGCAATCAGTaggaaagagaaaacatgtgcACACATAACCGAGATCGAAATATTTTGGTTACCACTACTCTTCTTTTTGAGAAGGAGTAGGAGGAAGTGACACTTATTCATCTCACCTTAATTGAACTTACCAACTCCATAATTAtcaaaaatttgtaattaaaatcatGTAATATTCATGTgcctgttttatatttta encodes:
- the arhgef3l gene encoding rho guanine nucleotide exchange factor (GEF) 3, like isoform X2, producing the protein MEVEEACEMRTSWSLPGDTHSVLCDHAGKRKQDLIPEPVIRITEDDEEEEEGEIMSDHKDSEEPSNKKVKPVAKSNSLTGVITPMKTAALKRFGQSISRSISFRTDARPLPPGPLRPRSKASSFPRRRNSQCWSDTVESHDLTAKEIKRQEVIYELTQGERQLIEDLSLVKKVYYEPMLKLDILTESELGQIFGTLDSLIPLHEDLLARLERLRGSEKTVGEVGPTLLNWFPCLEAYVTYCCNQVGAKALLDLKKQEKRVDHFLRLCQESSFSRKLDLWNFLDLPRSRLVKYPLLLKEIQKCTPPDHPDEDTLPDALELIQSIVAEVNKKTGEAECQFYRRGLIYLEESQRIPEIHQSRFLYCHGELKTNKGQKLHVFLFELALVLTRPGDDRDFRGQMFSVYRQPLPNTLINLEEIPDSEAGGGGTFRGAFTGGNDKVKNCFRVSSRGRSKVNPYCLQANDSFSKQQWITCLRQAIVQSRDRTAHTSQSPLSLPSDPALCHIADLSLSSDTDMADHTCR
- the arhgef3l gene encoding rho guanine nucleotide exchange factor (GEF) 3, like isoform X1 produces the protein MEVEEACEMRTSWSLPGDTHSVLCDHAGKKRKQDLIPEPVIRITEDDEEEEEGEIMSDHKDSEEPSNKKVKPVAKSNSLTGVITPMKTAALKRFGQSISRSISFRTDARPLPPGPLRPRSKASSFPRRRNSQCWSDTVESHDLTAKEIKRQEVIYELTQGERQLIEDLSLVKKVYYEPMLKLDILTESELGQIFGTLDSLIPLHEDLLARLERLRGSEKTVGEVGPTLLNWFPCLEAYVTYCCNQVGAKALLDLKKQEKRVDHFLRLCQESSFSRKLDLWNFLDLPRSRLVKYPLLLKEIQKCTPPDHPDEDTLPDALELIQSIVAEVNKKTGEAECQFYRRGLIYLEESQRIPEIHQSRFLYCHGELKTNKGQKLHVFLFELALVLTRPGDDRDFRGQMFSVYRQPLPNTLINLEEIPDSEAGGGGTFRGAFTGGNDKVKNCFRVSSRGRSKVNPYCLQANDSFSKQQWITCLRQAIVQSRDRTAHTSQSPLSLPSDPALCHIADLSLSSDTDMADHTCR